The Arvicola amphibius chromosome 5, mArvAmp1.2, whole genome shotgun sequence genome contains the following window.
CCCCACCCTGAGGGGGAAGGGTTCTTTAGATGAGGTTGTGAAAACCACCCGAGTCTCCTATACCAAGCAAGCTCAATCCAGGCTAGCTCCCTCCAGTTGAGGCAATCCAAAGTGCTGTGGGGCTCCTGGACCCATCACTTATCTCGGGTTTTATAGGAGACAGCTAGCTCAAGACCCCAGGAAGAAAGCGGCTTTGTCCCTCGGTAGGCCATGCACAGGCTCACATTCATATCACATTGTTGTTGCAGGGGAGGCAGATGCGATCCAAAACAATGGGGCCTCGGCTGAGGACACGGCGGTGACAGactccaggcacacagcagaccCAAAGAATAACTGGCAGGGTGCCCACCCAGCTGACCCAGGGAGCCGCCCCCACTTGATCCGCCTCTTTTCCCGAGATGCCCCAGGAAGGGAGGACAACACCTTCAAAGACAGGCCCTCCGAGTCCGACGAGCTCCAGACCATCCAAGAAGACTCCACAGCAGCTTCCGAAGGCCTGGATGTGATGGCATCACAGAAGAGACCCTCACAGCGATCCAAGTACCTGGCCACAGCAAGTACCATGGACCATGCCAGGCATGGCTTCCTCCCGAGGCACAGAGACACGGGCATCCTTGACTCCATCGGGCGCTTCTTTAGTGGTGACAGGGGCGCACCCAAACGGGGCTCCGGCAAGGTGAGCTCCGAGGAGTAGAGGAGCCGTGGGGTTAACGGCACAAAGGAAGGAGAGGTGGGCAAATGAACTGGGCACATTTCCCTGTGTTTGAGATACTGGTCCTAGCCGGACAATGGTGATGGCCCAGGGGCGGCCTTGGTCACCACTTAGCCTATTTCTACTTGTTCTGTTCCCTTTGTCACAAGGGGCAATGATTGGGGTGTCACTCAGGAATGCAAGGGTCTTCTGCATCTGAATTTTGGGGCACCCTGATGTGACAGTGAGAGTACCTGTCTTAGGTGTGTGTGCCCTCTGCCTGGGGCTTCCGCTGATTCTGCCTCTGCACAGTGCTTCTGGTTTCAGTCCTGATTTGTGCTCATTCACTGCTGGTTCAGGCCGCTAACTTCTCGCCACTGTGAAGCAATGGTCCATTGAGGAGTCGGAGGTCTGCAGAGCAAACCCCTCCACCTCGGGGCAACTTTCCCCTTGGTCTTAAGTAGTTTGTTGGGGGCTGGTGGAGGAATTAAAGGATGTTTGTGAGCCAAAGCTTTATTATTTTGCGATtccattaatttaaatataaactgtgCTTCCTGATGTTTCAAAAGCAAATGTTCTGTGGATGAAAAACAAGAACTGTATCAGAAGATAAAAGATACAAATAGTCCAGTTTCCAAGAGCAATTCCTGGGGAGGGATGCATTAGCCTGTGGTTACCTGGGGAGGGATGCATTAGCCTGTGGTTCGGGTTTGTCTAGCAGCTAGTGCCAGGTGGGCTATTACCCTACAAGTGTGTGGCATTTTCTGTAACTCTGTTGGATGGCTGGGCAACTCTGGCGAGGAGTGTGGGTGGGAACGTTCAAAACAAGCCCTGGTTTTTGAGCAGCCTGTGAGTTGTGACTAAGAGCCTTGCAGAACTCAAACAGTTCTGGACTAATGTGTGGGACGGAGGCCTCTCCATGGCTCTGGGGCTGTTGGCAGTGCAGATTTCCTAAAATGCTGTGGTCACCAGCGAGAATGACTGTGAACTGCTGGAGCTGAGCTCTCCGTGGCCACCAGAGCCTCTTGGCGTCTCAACAGCCATTTGGTCCTTGTTAGGATGTCACCACAACTTGCTTGTCATTAACCCTCGGTGTGTCTGACCAGATGACAGAGTCCAGATGCATGTGGCTCCTTTGCAGCCTGTACTAGACATTGCTCTCGGTCGTTGGCAGGGCTCTCAGCCTGATACATCAATCCTGGGGCTTGTTTCTAACTTACATTAGTGTGGCTTTTCAAGTATTCTTCTCAAGGCATGTCAGTTCTGAGGGTCCAGATGTCTGTCCCCTGAGGCCTATCTGTGAAACCAAgctctccttcacacacacacacacacacacagagagagagagagagagagagagagagagagagagagcctcacCAGCCTAGAACCCTTAACCTGgtctgtgcagctgaggagacaAGAATATGTTTTTATGCTGAGCAGGAAAAGTGAACCAGCTGGAGGGAGGGCACAGAGTCTAGAACCAGCTTTGTGGTTGTGGTTCAAGCTGCAACACCATAGCACATCCGTGGATAGCACCATGGCTCTCCCAGAATGTACAGATGTGTACAGTTTTAAAACCACATGCCCATCAAATGTTTCACAGGAGACAGTAAAGGCTCAGAGGCGGTCCTAATATTCACAGATAGTTTCTCTTAGATCATCAAGGATCCTGGGGGAGAGAAAGCATTTTCACTggagatatatattttatacacacatacacacacacacatatatatatattttaaataattgggATTTTTTTAACTTAAGGTGTCAATTCTCTGCACCATTGTTGTGCATTCCAAATatgaaaaagtttttaaatgaacaacCTTTGTACATAAAAGGTCCCTTAATGTTTGTATATGtgatctttattttctcattatttgttagtttggttttttttaactcACATACAAAAATAGGGTTATGGCATTTTCATAGAGTTTGTCTGTGTTGGCCTTCCCCTGTACCCTCCTGAAGCTTGTCCCAGATGGAGCCAGAGGCACCTTCCTCTGCTGAAAACCTGCTTGCCCAGGCACACATAGCAAGGGCCTGGTCACTGTGTCCAAGCCTATTTGAATGTGATGCTTGTCTCTCTAACGTTGGAGATAGAAATTTAGCTCACTCTGCACCGAGCTATGAATCACAATCACCCTAGCAGCTGGGGCCAGCTTCTGAAGTActtgtttctgtttgtattttgatgtttGTAGATGGAGGGCTCATTTTTCTAGGCTACAAAGGTCCCTGAggaagctgcaaagaaaaaagccCAAAGACTAGCTAGCTGTCACTGTCATTCTAAGACAGGAGTCGAACTCACATGCAGGGTGCCCAGGTAGGACCACAGGGCCCACCACCCGCCACTTGCAGATACAACTATAGCCTTCCCGTATGGAGCCAGTTCTCCAGAAGGAATCTGGGAGACTCTGAACACCCTCCTTTGCCCAGCAAAAGGGCTTCTGGTCCTGTTGCCTCCTGCATCCTCCCTCCCCAGGCACGTGGTGCCTCCGTGCCATGCAGAGCCACCACCCCCGGCTCACAGAATGCGGGGACAACACCCAGCCTTTGTGTGTTTGCCGGGCTGACATTCAAAGAAAACTCATGAAGAATGCCCTGAGAAGGCATATTCTTCTGAGACCCATGGTGAAAAGTCCATTGATGGAGAACATTCTCTTTTGtcctgggaagaaagggaggctgTGCTCTGGCCTCTTAGGAACAGGTCTCCCAGCCAGTAGGATGCCCCGGTCTAATGAGGGTGTGAGGAGGTAGGTGGCTTTGAGGAAGAGAACAAAGGCACCTGCTCCAACCCCTTTTCCTCTCACCTACTGCCGAGCCCACCAGCCCCCAGTCCTAGGGCAGTCCCAGGCCCGCCAGCCGCTGTTTTGGAACGCAAATCATAGAAAGATCCCTTCCCTTTCAAAGAAAGCATCTCACAAAGGACCTAAGCTGATCATGCAACACCACATCcagatgtcacacacacacacacacacacacacacacacacacgtgacccAAGAAGGTAGCAGCTCATCTTCCATTTTTCCAGCAGGGAGAGGATGGTCTAAGCTAAGCCACCTTACTAGTGGCTccaactatatatttttattatctatttatttaatatgcaatCTCCATTTCTAACCTGCCAGTGTAGGCCTTTCGTCGTTTAGTCTGCAGATGGCTTCTCTGCCCCTCGTTTTGACAGGCCAGGACTAAGTACTGCTGGGTGTAATCCATCTTGTTGTGAATTGGCCAGTGTCTGTCCCCTGACTCTTTCCACCCCATTCTAATTTTGTATTAAACGTATCTCCATTTTCCAATAACTTTAGTCTTCACTGTTAACTTTGGCGTCTGAAGGTTGCAGATACACTTGCCACCGTGTGGAGTACCCATGTGATCCTCCCAGAATTCCAGTAGAGCCACTGTCAGAGAGTGTTTGTCCTTGCTACCTGCTAATAGAGCACTCGGGGGTCCAGGCAGAAGCAAAACTTCCTCATAAGCCACTAGGGACCGCCATgcccctcccagcctcccatccACTTGGCAGTAGTTTTTCAGGGGCGTTTTAGAGGAAGTCTGCCTATGAAAGCATCTGTGTCCAAGGTCATACTTTTGAGATTTCTTGTATGAATTGCTTTAATGAGTATCCTCACCTTGGTTGGTTATTGGTCCCTAGTGTCTAactctgcctgtctgctgccttGTCCACCACCGCCGTCCACTGCTACTTAAGCGGGTGGCTGTCATCCTGGAGTTTGGCGGGCATTGCGCCCTTTGTAGAAGTGGGATGTTTGTAAATCGTGTTTGTACTTAATGGTGATACCCTTAGGTGGTTGTACTGCGATTTGATTTTGCTGTAAACTTCCGCGTAATGTATATCCCTGCCTTTGTATGCACTCATTAAACATCTTAACAGACCAAAGAGGTGTACTAATTGCATATGGActttttaagttgtatttttattttgttaatggcTTTGTGTGACTGGCATTTCCACGGCCTTGAGAAACGCCTACAGGTAAGTCTGGGCACTAAACTCTGTCACCTCCAACAATGGCACTGTCCCGGTACTCTCGCCATGGCGGCACGGTAGCTAACTCTTTCCCTTCCCGTAGTCACTGTCACTTGCTTGGGTTGTCCTGAGGATGGAAAGGACGTGAGGGCACAAAGGGGCCGACCCAGGAAAGCCCGCCCTTACTGAGGATCTAACTCTCCACTTTGCTGTAAAATCCCTCACAAAGCAACATGTGGAAAGGCACACCTATTCCAGCTCACATTTGGCAGGAGGTGGATGGAGGCAGCTGGTGACAGACACTGTATCCCCAGACAGGAGACAGGGAGATGGAGGCTGCTGCTCAGGGGGGGGGTtggtcctccttttccttcagtcCAGAATCCCAGCCCAGAGCATAGTACGTGAGGGCGGTCTTCTtatcaatcaagataatcccttcTGAACCCAGAGGCCTGTCTCCACGGAGAGTCTAGCTCCTATGAGGGTGGCAATCAGTGTTAGCCATCACACTGAGTGAACACACCAGGCCGGTCCTGCTGGGCTTCCCAAGGAGGTTCAAAGCCGCAGGGCTCCTGCAAGTTGAACCCAGAGGTAGGGCCAGGCTCCTCTTGAGAGTGATGTTGGATAAACCTGACGCTGACAGATGAGAGATAAAAGCAAAGACAATAAGCAGTTTAGGTGACCTGTGTGACTTCCTCCCCAGGGACCCTGATCCTGACTCTCACCTCCTTCTAAACCCACGTCCACTTTAAGGGATTATTTCCCAATCGTTGGTATTTCTTTCGGTTAAAAACAGGATTAGCCAGATGGTGGCGAGCCGTTCTGACTGGTTGGAGGAGAGCGCAGCTTGGCAGCTGAAGAACTAGATCGTTGTACAGAAAATAATCCCTCTTTGAGCTCATGGTGAAAGCCATGGTGACGCCAAGATACTGGCTTAGTATCTAAGAGCTGTGGGACGATCCCATCAAACCATGGCTTCGTAGTTTATCTtgaagctgtttgtttgtttaggaatAGGAAAAGCAGAGAGCAGCAGCTCAGAGAAAATGAAGTGTCCCGGGGGAGCCTCCTACATGTGAGCTTAGTGCCTGTGATTGTTCTGATGGGGTGTTCttcacacacgcgcgcgcgcacacacacacacacacacacacacacacacgcgcacacacacacacaccactccttCAAAGCTGCAGGTACACCTTAGGCTCGGAAGTACTCGCTTGCCAGTTAGGCAatcaaagacattttcttcttgtCAGCCTGCACCTACCCTGACTCGAAGCTCAAACCCTTGTGAATCTGCACAGCAAGGAAAGGGCTTGTTATCCTTTGTAACCCTGTTTGGGAGCAATGACGTCAGGGTACAGATTACACTTCTGTAAGCATCACCAGGTCACACTTTCTCGGAGCCATGGCTTTGCCTAGAGCCATCTGCCCACTTTGTGTATAGATGTCAGACTTCGGGGGTGCGGGGAGCTCACAGTGACTTTCATTGGGAAAGCGGTCCTGTTCTACAAAAAAGACCCTAACGGGCTCCTCTATCACCTTTTGTCGGTGTGTAGCCTGGGTTTGCTCAGtcacccctccccccttctcaGTTGAGAGGTCACTCTGGGGACAGTCAAGTTTTCTCAAACAGAAGCCTACACAGGCTTCCCCCAGAAGGTTTACTCCAGCATTCATTAATACTGGAATTTCTCATTCTTAGCTCCTGATGGAGAGGATTTAAGTCACCAATATCTCTTGCTAGAATAGAAGTGGCCCCTCTTATATGGGTGAGGACTCTTGTTTGTGAGACATGCCACTGAGCACAGCTCACCTCAGATGCTCCTCTTGGAACCCTGGTGTGTTGACTTTCAGTGGTCCTAGCGGAACTAGCGAGTCACACACTACAGTCACCTTCTGGCACAGTGCTCCTGCCCATCACTGACAAGACCATTCACCTGTCCCAGAGCAAGAGTCTGGAACCTATTGGATGGACGTTCTTTCTTGACTGACCACTCcaagcacccctcccccattctccccttccctcccccccatttCTCTCACTTCCCATCATCCCTCTTTCACCCCCTCCCCCCTGGTTATTTTACCATGTACAGTCAAAAGGACAGAGATGCCTCTAGCGGGCCATTTACTTGGGCCCTCTGATTCCATTCATTGAAGCTCGTTTGGGCTTCCTTGAGGTCAACATACTCTCTCATAACAAACACTCTAAATTAGGATGCTCTGAATCAGGAATAAATCCCATGCCGCAAAATTTATAGCAGTAGAGTTGGAAGTAATATGACTCGTGCCAGGGAAAGGGTGGTGTCCCTGAGTCCCTGAGCATCACCAACAAAGAAGGTAGGCAGAGAGTGTCACTCCCTGTGACCGCAAGCGTGACCCCAAACACTGCAGGTCCTGAAGTCatctggaactctgtagaagCCTTGAAAAAGTTAAGAGAATGCCATTCACGTCTGAGTCCTACTTGGAAAGCGAGCACAAACGCTACTGCATTGGCCCCTAGAGAATAAAGGCCTGCAAATAAAACTCAGTGTGAGATGAGGCCGTTCCCTTGCAATTCCATGGTAGGCTTCCAACACCTCTCACTACACCAGACAAGCAAACGTTCCTTTGCCTGCTGGAGGTCAGCCGCACTGGTCCTAGAGATTGTCGGAGGACTGTGGGGCTCTGCAGGCAGTGCCCACACTGGACTCACCCAGCCCACTCTGTCCTCCTCGGCAGGTACCCTGGCTAAAGCAGAGCCGGAGCCCTCTGGCCCACAGCCGTCCTGGGCTGTGCAACATGTACAAGGTAAGCTGCGGTCACCATCCCTCCAGCCAAGGGTCACCTGCGTGTGAAAATGCTCTTTGAAAGATCTTACTGTGTCCCTGGGGTCCAAGAGGTCTTCAAGGCATCTGTGAGGCCCTGAAGGGATACAGcaaggaaaaatcaaaacaaaacaacaacaacaacaacatgtaGGAGGTAGAGAGTCTCTTTGAGTCTGTGGTGCAAAAATCTCAAAGAACCAACCAGGACACGGTACAGCTGTCAGGTTATCATAATGGAGAAGGCCATGGGAACAAGCTGTGGACCTGTGATGTGGCCTTCTGTAATGCCACACAGGCTGAAAAGTCACCAAGAGCACTGGCCTAGAAGGACCAGCCTGGACCAGGTCATTGCCTGCCTGTGTTCCCTAACTACTTGGAAAGCAAGCTTCTATCAGATATCAAGCACTCCCCAAATATCAGCTGAGTTAAACTCAAACGGTGAGTGTCCTTCTTAAGTCCAGTCCCCTGATATCTGTCCCTCTGAGTATGTCACAGCGAGTGTGACTGAGATCCACCCTCATTTCCCAGTATGGACACTCACATACTGTGGACACAGCTGGGGAAGGCAGCAACAAGAGGGGGAATCCTTCAGTCAACCACGGTCGGGACTGCTCCTCATGCAAGCTGAGCGTCACCACACACATTGTGCGTCTATCCGTGACCGTTTCACATAGACGCACACACCATCTGAACCTTGTCACCTGCCTTTGCCAAACAGAAGGTGAAATGTTTGGAAACAACGTCTCAGAGACCTAACCACTAGAAcattccctctctctgctccatcGAGCACCTATCAGGAGGGAGGATGCCAAGGGGTCGGTGACCACACAATTCTGCCACGTATTAAACGTAAGCCAGAGAGGGGGCTCACTGTGATGAAGGCAGGCAGTAGGAAGGGTGTCCATAACTCAAGGGCTTTGGACTCCCTGGGACAGACGATTCATGATGAGACTGTGTGAATGCttgcacagagatctgcatgaGGTAGGCACCCTGGAGAGTGCAGCAGGTGCTTGATATGGACACTGTCCCATGCCTTGCCACAGAGACGTGAAGAATGAGGAACATTCCCAATGGCCTCTAAGATGGCCAGTCAGGGGCCAGGACTgagaaggcagcagagaaaagCTGGCCCTTGAGTGCGAGTCCAGACATGGGCAGTACTCGGAGCCGTGGGAGTGACGGGAAGGAGGCCTGTGCACAATGCCTGGTGTGTCGGAGCCGCTCCAACAGCATCAGCCGGGGGTACCTGGGAGGGGGCGCTGAGGCTGAAGAGGTGGCAGATTGAGAGAAATTGAGACAGAAACCCAGGATAGATTCGAGGCAGTGCCAGCTTACTCTGCACAGCCTCGAGTTTATTTCTCAGCCAGCGTATATACTAATTACAGGCAAAAAACAGATCAAAGAACAGCTTAATCAGTTAAccacctccctgcactgtccTTGAGAGAAAGAAGTAAGCAGCCTCTTTACCTATCCCGCGAGTCCTGCTAGCAGCAaacaacttttatattttttctaactGGATGTGCCTTTGGCTGCCATCCAACAGTCTGTATCtaatcagaactttctcacagccctcaaggatcctggagcaggcagagcaggcaggcttgaactcaaatgactgtTGAGCCAGAATGGAccccagatggaaactgagtcacttgTGGGTGACCACACTGGTGTGGCAGAGTCCTGCTCAGTTTCAGCTGTGCCTAGCTTTGAGAGCTGTCTCGACTCTTCCCCTGAGTAGCTTGGGAGGGCCCACTGTCCCTCCAGAGTTTATCTTTATGGTTCTGCTGGATCCAGCATCCACTTGACTTGCCTACACGGGCAAAGGTCTCAGGTGACAGCACCTGCCCAGCAAGTGCCTGGCCCCGCCACTTTAGAACCTAGCCTGCAGCCAGTGTGGCAGCTGTAAATCCTGTAACAATGCCAGGTGCCTCATCCAAAGGCGAGAGAGACACCTGGTACCTAGGGCTAGCTGACTGAACCAAGCCGTAGGATACCTTGTTCATGGTGAACAATGCCAACACTGTCTACCCCGTCCTCCCCTGGACTTGAGATGCTGCTCTAGGAAGCAGTCCCTGAATGGAGTGGAGAGTCTAACCAAAACCCCACGGTTTCCCCCAGCTGGGAATATCAAGAGAATACTGGCTTTCTCTCCTTGAAAAATTACTCAGCAGGGAGAAGCCAGCTCCTCCTGCTCTCTTCATCCCAgctgtatatattttaaactttctgtgtatatattttaaaggctgGTCAAACCGCAGGCCAGCTGTGAATGACATCCTTGCATGATCACAGAGTCCAGCCTCTTGTCGACGTGTGTTATGGTCACATGATGCTAAAACATGCTACAGGTTCCCAGTGTGAGGTTCTTTGCATCTGTTATCTGTGGGttcccattttcattcaaatgggGTTTGAAGACTGGCTTGAACACACATTAGGGCCAAGGTAAAGCAGACAGGAGTTATTAGGTGCTATATATCGTATTTCCATGTCTACTGTGAGGGAAAACAGATGTAAGCCAAATCTAGAGGCAAGACCCTGATGTATTCTACCAGGCAACAGAGAACTGTCTCAGGACCCGTGCGCGGAAGTTACCCCGGCCTCCCTGATACACCAGGGAAAGCACAGTCACGGTTCTGGGTCTGTCCCCCATGGCAGGTAAGCACAGAGGCCAGTGTCTGTCTAACAGCCCCGGATTTTCCCTCTCAGTTGCAAGCCCATGGGACTTTCCTAAAGATTGTCTACTCTCTCATGTGGGCGATGTCGTCCTCCAGCACTGAGGTTGTCTTCGTAATGTTAAGAAAGGTGATGATGAGTCACAGGTATGGATTAGCCTCAGCCATAGGGAAAGCCCAGCCAGGCCTGGCCTCACTCAAGGTTTCAGAAAGACTCTTGACTCTTGTCATTCAGGATTCTGTGACTTGAAATGAGCTTGCTAAGGAGATAAAGGCTCTAGGTGGAGGCCTCAGGCTGGGCAGCAACTTAAGGCATCTGGAGCCGCTCTCTCTTTTGCAAGTCAAAAGCTCAGAGGACACAGGGTGAGCACTGCTAGTAGCTGTGAATGCTTCTTCCTGGCTTTGTAGCCAGGACACATCCCACGTACTCTGCTAAGAAGGTACCTCTCTGTTTGTGTCAGTGGAGAGATAGGTACACACGCATGCCACTATATTGTGTGTTCCTCTCCCACCCTGCCTCTTGCTCTCCTAACACACCGGCAGGCCCTGTAACAAAAACCCACGTTCTGTGAAGGAGGTCACACCCAGTTGGTCTCAGTACAGCTTTGGCCTCCTCAAGCGCCAGACTCCCTGCTAGGCATTCTTCAGTTCCAAGAGACTGCGACATTTCTTGGGGCCATGCTTGTTCTTTGGAGCCTGAGGAACAAGTAGAAAGGAGCGGAAAGAGATAAATAGGAGAGCATTTGAGAAAAGCAAAAATTCCAGAGCGGGGAAGGATGTGCACCTCAAAGTGGCAAATAGCTCCCCAGAAATGCATAGACAGGTCTTGCATACCCCATCTGGGcagccttcctctcccttcctccgtTCCTGCCTTGTGGATGGTTGGCATGGCCTGGCCATGTAGCGTATTCTACTATAGGGGAACATGATGAACAAAACGAGGCAGGAGCTAAGGAGACCCTATCCATGAGGACTGCCTCTCATTGCCTGGGGAAACAGTGGACAGAAAGGGCCATCTCCACTGTCCTCAGAACCCTGGGGGAACAGTGGACAGAAAGGGTCATCTCCACTGTCCTCAGAACCCCGGGGGAACAGTAGACAGAAAGGGCCATCTCCATTGTCCTCAGAACCCTGGGGGAACAGTGGACAGAAGGGGCCATCTCCACTGTCCACACCCCCAGGTGCTTTATCTCACTTCATTTGGAAAGCTTCTTAGTCTCTCCTTGCCAGCCTGGCAGGGTACCATCCAGCCATCACCACGGCACGGCTCAGGAGCTTTCCCAAAAGGCCCGCACTGCATCCAACCCACCAGCTCTGGGATTCTGCAATCTTTGGTCATAAAGCAAGAATCAAAGACCTGAGGGTTAGGTCTCGTTCTACCAGCCAGTCTGCAGAGGAATGTCTCTGGGCTACGGCCTTCTCAGAGCTAGGCTTGCTCAGTTGGGAAGCGGCTGTGACCAGAGAGAGGCCTGCTAGAGAGGACTTGGTGCTGAACAAGTAAGAAAGATCTGTGTGCTCAGAGCAGACTTCCTGGTAATGCCATGGGCAGTTTCACCTCTGTGTACTCAGTTCCAACCTGTACTAGAGGACCCAAGGTCGCCTCAGAGGGCATGCTGAACCTGCAGGCTCCAGGGGCTCCATCCACCCTGTGCTGCTACAGCCTTCGGGCACTGTGTTTCCGCTCTTGAGTCTGACTCCTCAGCTGTTAAATTGAGAGTGTGATTTAATTGGAACACACTACAGAGATTGTCTGAAGACTCCCAGCCCACTGGTCTTCTGTCTTCAGGAGAGGTTCACATCAGGTGAGGGGGTCTCAATCCTCCTGAGGTGGAGGCAGAGCCTCAGCAGGCACCAGGCTCCTTAGACCGTCCTCCACCCCAGGAAGTGTAGCCTGCAGGTCCAGGTGCTGCCCAAACAGAGTGATTCCCCATGTACTGGGAGCCCACTTGGCTGTTTGATGAATCTGACTTCCTCCTCATTGCCCCACTCATGGCTCTGGGTAGATATGGATGGGTTTTGTGGCTGCACATGGGAGTGGGTCCTCAGTCTGTCTTTGGAGCAACTGTTGGCCAGGACAGGAGGCCAACTCTCTGCCTGAAGTCCAGCCATCTAGCACAGGGATGTTTGTACAATCCCCGAGCCTGTTCTGAGCTCAAAGCCTTGGTTCTCTAGAAAGTCTGTCTTTGTTTCACTGTCTTTCCAAAGAAACCCCCAGACCCACACATTGTGCAAACGGACACAAACTTCCTAAGCCGCAAAACCAGGCACatcctacaatcccagcactaggggagggaagggcagtCATATGTTAAagcccagccagggctacatggcatgACCTTGTCCCCAAAGAAAACAGCTCCGTGTCATCAGTGTTTGGCTTATACTGCTAGTGTGACTTCTGTTTGGTATTTGTATTTAATAGTATGCTTTGGATATAATGGGATCTCAAGAACAGTGGGTACCTGGAAGCAGTGAAGAAATGGAAGTATTAAGGCTCATTCTACTTCCCACCGTATTTAGAAGGAAGCAGGACCGAAGCCCAGGAACTAAAGGATGCTGGGGCAAGGTGCCTGACCTACTCaaggaggagaggcagagcagTCATGTCTGCTAACAGCCTGCAACTCCCACAGAGCCCTTGGCCTGCCGCCGTCACTCCTTTTCGGGGGAGCCACTGGCCAGGagaaacctggaagcaggcaTCAGAACTGGGCCCCGCTGAAGCCTAGAAATACCTGGCCTAGAGTGCACCCAGTTAATCCCAGAAGTGTGTGGGACCACCTgggctttctgtctgtctttctggtcaAGTCTGAATCTCAAGTGTGCATCCCAGGAGGTAAGAAGTCCAGAGGACTTACACTGCCAAAAAAAAGGGGGCAGAGTTGCCAGAGAATGCCACAGTATCTTTGTTCTCTACGTCCTGGAGCAACATGAGGGTGCCAGTGCCCCCCCCTCCCAACATTGCAGCAACAGTG
Protein-coding sequences here:
- the LOC119814432 gene encoding myelin basic protein isoform X1: MGNHAGKRELTAEKASKDGESHRGEFEEKRSVGKLSQTASEDSDVFGEADAIQNNGASAEDTAVTDSRHTADPKNNWQGAHPADPGSRPHLIRLFSRDAPGREDNTFKDRPSESDELQTIQEDSTAASEGLDVMASQKRPSQRSKYLATASTMDHARHGFLPRHRDTGILDSIGRFFSGDRGAPKRGSGKVPWLKQSRSPLAHSRPGLCNMYKDSHTRTTHYGSLPQKSQHGRTQDENPVVHFFKNIVTPRTPPPSQGKGRGLSLSRFSWGAEGQKPGFGYGGRASDYKSAHKGFKGAYDAQGTLSKIFKLGGRDSRSGSPMARR